The proteins below are encoded in one region of uncultured Fibrobacter sp.:
- a CDS encoding MBL fold metallo-hydrolase, translated as MQVKQFVFNPFGVNAYVLSNDTGDSILIDPSASNERERSALATYIQGAGLKVCRVLNTHLHLDHVLGNAFVERTYGVKAEAHEADAFLLDLQREQGAMFGLPFDDLAPGLGGFLSDGDIVEVPGIKLRVLHVAGHSPGGLAFYCENTSSEVNDEENAPALFSGDILFAGSIGRSDLFGGDGNALVNGIRSKILTLPGNTVVLPGHGPLTTVADEKLWF; from the coding sequence ATGCAGGTCAAGCAATTCGTTTTTAATCCTTTTGGTGTCAATGCCTACGTATTGAGTAATGATACGGGGGATTCCATATTGATAGACCCCAGTGCGAGCAATGAACGGGAACGTTCTGCCCTGGCAACTTATATACAGGGGGCTGGCCTCAAGGTATGCCGTGTCTTGAACACTCACTTGCATCTGGACCATGTCCTCGGCAATGCGTTCGTGGAACGGACCTATGGGGTCAAGGCGGAGGCTCACGAAGCCGATGCTTTTTTGCTGGACTTGCAGCGGGAGCAGGGCGCCATGTTCGGTTTGCCTTTCGACGACCTGGCTCCGGGGCTGGGCGGATTCCTTTCTGACGGCGATATCGTCGAGGTTCCCGGAATCAAGCTGCGCGTACTCCATGTGGCGGGACATTCTCCCGGAGGGCTTGCTTTTTACTGTGAAAATACGAGCAGCGAAGTCAATGATGAGGAAAATGCTCCGGCATTGTTTTCGGGCGACATCCTCTTTGCTGGCAGCATCGGGCGCTCGGACCTTTTCGGTGGCGACGGCAATGCTCTGGTGAACGGAATCAGGTCCAAGATTCTGACACTTCCCGGAAATACCGTCGTTCTCCCGGGGCACGGGCCGCTAACGACCGTTGCGGATGAAAAACTATGGTTCTAA
- the ybaK gene encoding Cys-tRNA(Pro) deacylase, with protein MDIKKTNAARILDRQKISYELIPYKVDENDLGAQHVADSLGEDINQVFKTILVHGDKIGYLVCVVPGNLEVDLKGAAKVSGNKKIDTVPLKDLTPLTGYIRGGCSPLGLKKNFPIFIHETAMQFPFIYVSAGERGLQLKVAPADLVKATRATVGVIARVPPEAPVD; from the coding sequence ATGGACATCAAGAAGACAAATGCGGCACGAATTCTCGACCGCCAGAAAATTAGCTACGAGCTCATCCCCTACAAGGTCGACGAGAACGACCTCGGTGCACAGCATGTGGCCGACAGCCTGGGCGAAGACATCAATCAAGTTTTCAAAACCATCCTCGTTCACGGCGACAAAATCGGTTACCTCGTGTGCGTGGTTCCCGGCAACCTTGAAGTTGACCTGAAAGGCGCCGCCAAGGTCAGCGGCAACAAAAAAATCGACACCGTCCCACTCAAGGACTTGACCCCGCTTACCGGCTACATCCGCGGCGGTTGCAGCCCGCTCGGCCTCAAGAAGAACTTCCCCATTTTCATTCACGAGACAGCGATGCAGTTCCCGTTCATCTACGTGAGTGCCGGCGAACGCGGCTTGCAGCTGAAGGTAGCGCCCGCCGACCTGGTGAAGGCGACCCGCGCGACCGTCGGCGTCATCGCGAGAGTCCCGCCCGAAGCCCCCGTCGATTAA
- a CDS encoding acyltransferase: MVLTRRIEWIDEFKGFVLLLVCLYHVEQSFPCASMGMLHLSALRMSAFFFISGVLFSTRRFNNFKSYFIHKTKVLFLPYVALSLLFLLLDPVIYNFDLFPKAPRMTIMNVHPVITGVKDYVGWNFAKIFVAGKSSIGSGPLWFVFTLYSVSLLFYVVQWVSSKAGKVSSFAVAVFALTSLVSGWLMFKNHIRLPLGIERDLTVMFFFACGWLCKPAIKKAGKLHGAVVAAVAVVSLALYAFVEVPDPNFSIMNNVLGKSFVGFLASSVFGIVGLVAVFLLASRLPKVAPVRIFKGILRNISRNALVILAVHWWVLLVMRLLFRPEINKPGIAYLSIGFVALVVIASIPLFRCKLYKLLGKERVSVKESLSLK, translated from the coding sequence ATGGTTCTAACCCGTAGAATAGAATGGATTGACGAATTCAAGGGATTCGTGCTGTTGCTCGTGTGCCTTTATCACGTGGAGCAGTCCTTCCCGTGTGCATCGATGGGGATGCTCCACTTGAGTGCGCTCCGTATGTCCGCGTTCTTCTTCATTTCGGGAGTGTTGTTCAGTACACGCCGGTTCAACAATTTCAAGAGTTATTTTATCCATAAGACCAAAGTGCTCTTTTTGCCTTATGTCGCGTTGTCTTTGTTGTTCTTGCTGCTGGACCCAGTCATTTATAACTTTGACTTGTTCCCGAAGGCTCCCCGCATGACCATCATGAACGTCCACCCGGTAATTACGGGGGTCAAGGACTATGTCGGCTGGAATTTTGCCAAGATTTTCGTGGCCGGAAAATCCTCGATTGGATCGGGACCGCTCTGGTTCGTGTTTACGCTTTATTCCGTGAGTCTGTTGTTTTATGTTGTCCAGTGGGTCTCAAGCAAGGCGGGGAAGGTGTCTTCGTTTGCCGTGGCCGTATTTGCTTTGACGAGCCTTGTTTCTGGGTGGCTGATGTTCAAGAACCACATTCGCCTCCCGCTGGGGATTGAACGCGATTTGACCGTGATGTTTTTCTTTGCCTGTGGCTGGCTGTGCAAACCCGCAATAAAAAAGGCCGGGAAATTGCATGGTGCTGTTGTTGCTGCGGTTGCTGTCGTTAGCCTTGCGCTTTATGCCTTTGTCGAAGTCCCCGACCCAAATTTCAGCATCATGAACAATGTGCTAGGGAAAAGTTTTGTCGGTTTTCTGGCCAGTTCCGTTTTCGGGATTGTTGGGCTTGTGGCGGTATTCTTGCTGGCAAGTCGGCTCCCTAAAGTGGCTCCCGTTCGCATTTTCAAGGGTATTCTTCGCAACATCTCGCGGAACGCGCTTGTCATTCTTGCGGTCCATTGGTGGGTGCTGCTCGTGATGCGCCTTTTGTTCCGTCCGGAAATCAATAAGCCGGGTATTGCTTACCTTTCCATCGGGTTTGTTGCATTGGTTGTCATCGCATCTATCCCGCTGTTCCGCTGCAAACTGTATAAGTTGCTGGGCAAGGAACGAGTCAGTGTCAAGGAAAGCTTGAGCCTTAAATAA
- a CDS encoding Gfo/Idh/MocA family oxidoreductase: protein MKSYNAILIGNGTMGARHRARFEACGVRFVQVVDVGDSVKNCEVDFAVIASPASTHYAYAKFFLERKIPVFVEKPLATSAEDAQELVDLSERNGVMLFVAQSECYNPIFLNFRKHFLAELRSLSGAHLEFRREHRPSNRCLDVGVSLDLMVHDFSLFLTMFPYRDIRVESIEESPNGNRARAQLKVVSGPFSGVFADFVVDRESAADLRNITVNFPRNGELPSSSYTVSLARYTPEGEIAHIPDSLDNEHKFFLKLLAGACRQWGRRAAQNAADCVKLAVSNEPLRD from the coding sequence ATGAAATCGTACAACGCCATATTGATTGGAAACGGAACCATGGGAGCCCGCCACAGGGCCCGTTTTGAGGCGTGCGGAGTCCGCTTCGTGCAAGTCGTCGATGTCGGGGATTCCGTAAAAAATTGCGAAGTTGATTTTGCGGTTATTGCGTCGCCTGCATCGACCCATTACGCCTATGCCAAGTTTTTTCTAGAGCGCAAAATTCCCGTGTTCGTGGAAAAACCGCTCGCGACATCGGCCGAAGATGCCCAGGAACTGGTGGATTTGTCGGAGCGAAACGGAGTTATGCTGTTTGTGGCTCAGTCGGAGTGCTATAATCCTATTTTCCTCAACTTCCGCAAGCATTTCCTTGCCGAATTGCGTTCGCTTAGCGGGGCTCATTTGGAATTCCGTCGCGAACACCGTCCGTCGAACCGCTGCCTGGATGTCGGTGTTTCGTTGGATTTGATGGTACATGATTTTAGTTTGTTCTTAACCATGTTCCCGTATCGCGATATCCGCGTCGAAAGCATTGAAGAATCCCCAAATGGTAATCGCGCCCGAGCACAGCTCAAGGTGGTGAGCGGGCCTTTTTCCGGTGTTTTTGCTGATTTTGTCGTGGACCGCGAAAGCGCTGCGGACCTTCGGAATATCACCGTGAATTTTCCTAGGAATGGTGAATTGCCGTCTTCGAGCTATACGGTGAGTCTCGCCCGTTACACGCCGGAAGGCGAAATTGCCCATATTCCCGATTCTCTCGACAACGAACACAAGTTTTTCCTGAAACTCCTTGCCGGAGCGTGCCGGCAATGGGGTAGGCGCGCCGCACAAAACGCCGCCGATTGTGTGAAGTTAGCAGTGAGCAATGAGCCTTTGAGAGACTAG
- a CDS encoding glycoside hydrolase family 16 protein, with product MRNKNTLHTSAFFMAKLATAFAVAGILAACSDDSSSGPESQPDSSATLDGSVTSTDSVTSASSVTLSSSSGKVGEPAEPTQTSSSSVTSASSATLSSSSGKVGEPAEPTQASSSSVTSASSVTLSSCSVTLPESSSSESPYLWNDEFDGSAIDTSKWTFEIGTGSSGWGNNEKEYYTGRKENAYVQNGILHIRANKEDYEGSGYTSARMITKSKFTFTYGTVEARIALPVGKGIWPAFWMLGENIDKVSWPACGEIDIIEAINDESIVYGTHHWQYDGQHASYGNNTSDFHGAKKELDITQFHTYKLTWDEKLIAMYVDDFKYHEMSIEDNAGGTEAFHKPQFFLLNVAVGGNWPGFEIDDTQFPNEMLVDYIRVYPNSSTP from the coding sequence ATGCGCAACAAGAACACCCTGCACACATCCGCATTTTTCATGGCGAAACTGGCCACGGCATTTGCCGTCGCAGGCATTCTTGCAGCGTGTTCCGACGACTCCTCCAGCGGACCGGAATCGCAACCGGATTCCTCTGCCACTTTGGATGGTTCGGTCACTTCGACTGATTCGGTCACTTCGGCGAGCTCAGTGACCTTGTCGTCAAGCAGTGGAAAGGTCGGTGAGCCTGCCGAACCGACCCAGACATCGTCTAGTTCGGTCACTTCGGCGAGCTCAGCGACCTTGTCGTCAAGCAGTGGAAAGGTCGGTGAGCCTGCCGAACCGACCCAAGCGTCGTCCAGTTCGGTCACTTCGGCGAGCTCAGTGACCTTGTCGTCATGCTCAGTGACCTTGCCCGAGAGCAGTTCAAGCGAATCGCCTTACCTCTGGAATGATGAATTCGACGGCAGCGCCATCGACACTTCCAAGTGGACATTCGAAATCGGTACGGGCAGTAGCGGCTGGGGCAACAACGAGAAGGAATACTACACCGGGCGCAAAGAAAACGCCTACGTGCAGAACGGCATCCTCCACATCCGCGCCAACAAGGAAGATTACGAAGGCTCCGGCTACACATCGGCACGCATGATTACCAAAAGCAAGTTTACGTTCACCTACGGTACAGTCGAGGCCCGCATTGCGCTCCCCGTAGGCAAGGGAATCTGGCCCGCCTTCTGGATGCTCGGAGAAAATATCGATAAAGTGAGTTGGCCCGCCTGCGGGGAAATCGATATCATCGAAGCCATCAACGACGAGAGCATTGTCTACGGCACCCACCACTGGCAATACGATGGGCAGCACGCCAGCTACGGCAACAACACAAGCGATTTTCATGGAGCGAAAAAGGAACTGGACATCACGCAGTTCCACACGTACAAACTCACTTGGGACGAAAAACTCATCGCCATGTATGTCGATGACTTCAAGTACCACGAAATGTCCATCGAAGACAACGCCGGTGGAACCGAAGCATTCCATAAGCCACAATTTTTCTTGCTGAACGTCGCTGTAGGTGGAAACTGGCCCGGATTCGAAATAGACGACACTCAGTTTCCGAACGAAATGCTCGTTGATTACATCCGTGTTTACCCCAACTCCAGCACCCCCTAA